One genomic window of Leptospira johnsonii includes the following:
- a CDS encoding response regulator transcription factor, with product MKAKLLLVEDDRSLGETLKERLEKEGYEMVWTVSAQSAKVLAVDSKPDLILLDVRLPDGDGFELAEELKSRKDCPPFLFLTAHSGAPERLRGFELGAEEFIPKPFHLKELLIRVKHVLESHKHSIKQAKYSYEGYLLDFYGYCILTPSKEEIHLSKRDCALLNFLVEERGRTVSRDEILDRLWGEEKFPTNRTIDNSIVRLRQAFGDRGEDAIRSVRGVGYQWIGDLKNV from the coding sequence ATGAAAGCGAAATTATTATTAGTCGAAGACGATCGCTCCTTAGGTGAAACTTTAAAGGAACGTTTGGAAAAAGAAGGGTATGAAATGGTCTGGACAGTTTCCGCTCAGTCCGCAAAAGTTTTGGCCGTAGACTCCAAGCCTGATCTTATACTTTTAGATGTTCGTTTACCTGACGGAGACGGATTTGAATTAGCGGAAGAATTGAAGTCCAGAAAGGACTGCCCTCCATTTTTATTTTTGACTGCACATTCAGGAGCTCCGGAACGTTTGAGGGGATTCGAATTAGGCGCAGAAGAATTTATACCGAAGCCATTCCACCTGAAAGAATTGCTGATTCGGGTCAAACACGTATTAGAATCTCATAAACATTCCATTAAGCAGGCTAAATATTCGTACGAAGGTTATCTTTTGGATTTTTACGGATATTGTATTCTTACACCTTCCAAAGAAGAGATCCATCTCTCGAAAAGAGATTGTGCTCTTTTGAACTTCTTAGTGGAAGAAAGAGGAAGAACGGTCAGCCGAGATGAGATACTGGACCGCCTTTGGGGAGAGGAAAAATTCCCTACAAATAGAACTATAGATAATTCCATTGTTAGATTACGCCAAGCCTTCGGAGATAGGGGCGAAGATGCGATCCGTTCCGTGAGAGGGGTCGGCTACCAATGGATCGGAGACTTAAAAAATGTCTAA
- a CDS encoding uroporphyrinogen decarboxylase family protein, which produces MSNTRFQAALKLEPQVTPPIWMMRQAGRYHWHYQNLRKKHSFEELCKVPELAAEVAFGPVDDFDFDTAILFSDILFPLEAFGMGLRFGDEGPKLGWHLSTLEDLNKFYPLKEAVEFMGFQKEAVIRTRKRIPKDKSLIGFIGGPWTLFCYATQGKHDGNLILPKVSTELREGFYEKILALLKENIRLQLEGGAEIVMIFDTAAGDASPAFFHEAILPSIKGLVEAFPGKIGYYAKNLAPGSLQSLRDVSGLTGFGMDHRTDIVEFLGNGSHFVQGNFDQALLFMEPGEFKKYLNRWIRPFLDLAPEKRAGWVCGLGHGVLPKTPEANIRTFVNTIREAFV; this is translated from the coding sequence ATGTCTAATACTAGATTCCAAGCTGCGCTTAAACTGGAGCCACAAGTAACTCCTCCGATCTGGATGATGCGCCAGGCCGGCCGATATCATTGGCATTACCAAAATTTAAGAAAAAAACATTCTTTCGAGGAGCTATGCAAGGTCCCTGAGCTTGCGGCGGAGGTTGCTTTCGGTCCGGTGGACGATTTTGATTTCGATACTGCAATTTTATTTTCCGATATTCTTTTTCCTTTAGAGGCTTTCGGAATGGGTTTACGTTTCGGAGACGAAGGTCCTAAACTAGGTTGGCATCTTTCTACATTAGAAGATCTGAATAAATTCTATCCCCTGAAAGAAGCGGTGGAATTTATGGGATTCCAAAAAGAAGCAGTAATCCGTACCAGAAAAAGGATCCCAAAAGATAAATCCTTGATCGGATTTATTGGAGGGCCTTGGACCTTATTCTGTTATGCCACCCAGGGAAAACATGATGGAAATCTAATACTTCCTAAAGTTTCTACGGAGTTGAGAGAAGGCTTTTACGAGAAGATCCTGGCATTATTAAAAGAAAATATACGTCTACAATTGGAAGGTGGGGCCGAGATCGTAATGATTTTTGACACTGCAGCTGGAGATGCTTCTCCAGCATTCTTCCATGAGGCGATCTTGCCTTCTATCAAAGGTTTGGTGGAGGCGTTTCCTGGCAAGATCGGCTATTATGCAAAAAATTTGGCTCCTGGTTCTTTACAATCTCTTAGGGACGTCTCCGGTCTTACAGGATTCGGAATGGATCATCGAACCGATATAGTCGAATTTTTAGGGAACGGCTCTCATTTTGTGCAGGGGAATTTTGACCAGGCATTGTTATTTATGGAGCCGGGAGAATTTAAGAAATATTTAAACCGTTGGATCAGGCCGTTTTTAGATCTCGCTCCGGAAAAAAGAGCGGGATGGGTCTGCGGTTTGGGACACGGGGTCCTGCCAAAAACCCCGGAAGCGAATATTAGAACTTTCGTAAATACAATCCGTGAGGCCTTTGTATGA
- the hemN gene encoding oxygen-independent coproporphyrinogen III oxidase, with translation MNSKSDLIRKYDVPAPRYTSYPTVPYWEDNPTREEWIDALRRRLVPDDSSVALYLHIPFCETLCSFCGCNTSITKNHSVEDPYIETVLQEFRKYQEELPELTKRELRELHLGGGSPTYLSESNLESLLKPILDSWNVSDSPEFSLEVDPRRTRLSQLEVLAKYGFRRISLGVQDFDPEVQRLVNRIQPYELTETITQGARKLGYHSVNFDLIYGLPKQTKESMKETIRKTLELRPDRIAFYSYAHVPWIKAAQRLFTEDDLPKGEEKRELYEIGRELFLSAGYKEIGMDHFALESDSLYAAYQNGNLHRNFMGYTTKSTDLLLGLGVSAISDSWDCFYQNEKILKKYQRRISENGQAILRGHKLNSEDLAQRELILKLSTLGKVEVPDPIFEEVRLYLTSMEDDNLIEWKGKTLVLTDLGKPFLRNACTGLDMRLRRKSPETKVFSQSI, from the coding sequence ATGAATTCCAAATCCGATCTGATCCGAAAATATGATGTTCCGGCGCCTAGATACACTAGTTATCCTACTGTTCCTTATTGGGAGGATAATCCTACCAGAGAAGAATGGATAGATGCGCTTCGCAGAAGGTTGGTTCCTGATGATTCTTCCGTGGCTTTGTATCTGCATATTCCATTTTGCGAAACACTCTGTTCCTTTTGTGGATGTAATACTTCTATCACTAAAAATCATTCCGTAGAAGATCCTTATATAGAAACTGTCCTGCAGGAATTTAGAAAATATCAAGAAGAACTTCCTGAACTGACCAAACGTGAGTTGAGAGAATTACATTTGGGAGGAGGATCTCCTACTTATCTTTCCGAATCCAATCTGGAAAGTTTATTAAAGCCAATTTTAGATTCTTGGAATGTATCCGATTCTCCAGAATTCTCATTGGAAGTAGATCCAAGAAGGACCAGGCTTTCTCAACTTGAAGTTTTAGCAAAATACGGATTCAGAAGGATTAGCTTGGGAGTTCAGGATTTCGATCCGGAAGTGCAAAGATTGGTAAATCGCATCCAGCCTTATGAACTAACTGAAACAATTACACAAGGCGCCCGCAAGTTAGGTTATCATTCCGTAAATTTTGATCTCATCTATGGGCTTCCTAAACAAACTAAGGAAAGTATGAAGGAGACGATCCGAAAAACACTCGAGCTTAGACCGGATCGTATCGCATTCTACAGTTACGCTCACGTTCCTTGGATCAAGGCAGCGCAAAGATTGTTCACAGAGGATGATCTTCCTAAGGGAGAAGAAAAAAGAGAACTCTATGAGATCGGAAGAGAACTCTTTTTAAGCGCGGGATATAAAGAAATTGGAATGGACCATTTTGCTTTAGAGTCTGATTCACTCTACGCCGCTTATCAGAACGGGAATCTTCATCGAAATTTTATGGGTTATACTACCAAATCCACCGACCTACTTTTGGGTTTAGGTGTGTCTGCAATTTCAGATAGTTGGGATTGTTTCTATCAGAACGAAAAGATCCTGAAAAAATACCAAAGAAGGATTTCGGAAAACGGGCAGGCAATACTCAGGGGACATAAATTAAATTCAGAAGATCTGGCTCAAAGAGAACTCATTCTAAAACTTTCTACTTTGGGAAAAGTAGAAGTTCCGGATCCGATTTTTGAAGAGGTTCGCCTCTATTTGACCAGTATGGAAGACGATAATTTAATAGAGTGGAAAGGAAAAACCCTTGTTTTGACGGACCTGGGAAAGCCTTTCTTAAGGAATGCGTGCACAGGTTTGGACATGCGTTTGAGAAGAAAAAGTCCTGAAACCAAGGTATTTTCCCAGTCTATTTGA
- a CDS encoding LA_0442/LA_0875 N-terminal domain-containing protein, with protein sequence MSFIHLRKIIPILLIVFAPMGIFPVTVLLREGGKVKGDIITQNQHSVLLQTESGKRKVDKDLILKILFQDVNDDEEEKIRKEEEDKLASDKKEQEDKEAAQRHLEEEKQKEEDLKKQAAADEEARRQEELRKQEAKRPLNALMRSAVVPGWGQYYTDRKFQSLLYPTLFAAAAFVAYDKFRVYRTSVREYGDLGNPYTRESLTLAALGQAQAAVTPSLSPLDAYLANQSSQVQLKREEADKNFREYQGALYVLGGIYILNLIDSYVFANSIKSVVQFSDGQSKGMVLSALPSSVGAGSGFSSNGTFSGMETKYTMGYRFEF encoded by the coding sequence ATGTCATTTATACATTTAAGAAAAATTATCCCGATCTTATTGATCGTTTTTGCTCCTATGGGGATCTTCCCTGTCACCGTTCTATTGAGGGAAGGTGGAAAAGTAAAAGGTGATATCATCACCCAAAATCAACATTCAGTCCTTCTTCAAACAGAATCAGGAAAACGTAAAGTAGATAAAGACCTGATCCTGAAAATACTTTTCCAAGATGTGAACGACGACGAAGAGGAGAAGATCCGTAAAGAGGAAGAAGACAAACTCGCCTCGGACAAAAAAGAACAAGAAGATAAAGAAGCTGCCCAAAGACATTTAGAAGAAGAAAAACAAAAAGAAGAAGACTTAAAAAAACAAGCAGCAGCCGACGAAGAAGCTCGCCGCCAGGAAGAACTTCGTAAACAAGAAGCAAAACGTCCTCTAAACGCACTCATGAGATCCGCAGTCGTACCTGGCTGGGGACAATATTATACGGACAGAAAGTTTCAGTCCCTTCTTTACCCTACCCTATTTGCCGCGGCCGCATTTGTGGCCTACGATAAGTTCAGGGTCTATAGAACTTCGGTAAGAGAATACGGAGACCTGGGAAATCCATACACTAGAGAAAGTCTAACGCTTGCTGCACTTGGTCAGGCCCAAGCGGCGGTTACCCCGTCTTTATCACCGCTAGATGCGTATTTAGCGAATCAATCCAGTCAAGTTCAGCTAAAGAGAGAAGAAGCCGACAAAAATTTTAGAGAATACCAGGGCGCCTTGTACGTGTTAGGCGGGATTTACATCCTAAACCTTATCGATTCCTATGTATTCGCAAATTCTATCAAATCAGTAGTCCAGTTTTCAGACGGCCAAAGCAAGGGAATGGTATTATCCGCATTGCCTTCCAGCGTTGGTGCGGGAAGTGGATTTTCCAGCAATGGGACCTTCTCCGGAATGGAAACCAAATATACTATGGGTTACCGATTCGAGTTCTGA
- the hemG gene encoding protoporphyrinogen oxidase, with protein MAKWVPDHIVIGAGFTGLLHAFLSLEKGESVLVLEKKESSGGLIRSVRTEYGIVETAANGILNCWELESLASRLGLDILLSSTASKKRYIFSDGKMKRMPLSVFEIISLAFSILTVPAQPLPGESIYQWGKRVLGEKALSKVLEPALGGIYAGDLDAMSAELVLGKFLPEQAPLWKNILHLRNSRKGKPKLLPGRRGTVSFRGGLGTLLGALEARVSSQGKIKYNQDITSLKELRATYPKSKITIATNLATALKLLKSEYKEFKSYQGMLDTLPIVSVTRFGKDSILNGKRGFGILFPKDHKSFSSELGIRSRGILFNDFIFPGRTSDGIHSETFIMGGAGDREISSRTEEEIISVVEADRKKLFSESGIPLNHYVTVWKDALPVYGPQLYAFNRDLDRVLPPEIRVEGNFRSGIGLKSILGRAFSLYYPDLSV; from the coding sequence GTGGCGAAATGGGTTCCTGATCATATAGTAATCGGTGCAGGGTTTACCGGCCTTCTGCATGCATTCCTTTCCTTAGAGAAAGGTGAGTCCGTATTAGTACTTGAAAAAAAGGAAAGTTCGGGGGGATTGATCCGTTCTGTCCGAACGGAATACGGAATCGTAGAGACTGCGGCCAATGGAATCCTGAATTGTTGGGAACTGGAAAGCCTGGCTTCCCGTTTGGGATTGGACATTTTACTCTCCAGTACTGCATCTAAAAAACGTTATATATTTTCCGACGGAAAGATGAAAAGAATGCCTCTTTCTGTTTTCGAAATAATATCTCTCGCATTCTCTATATTGACCGTTCCTGCCCAACCTCTCCCGGGTGAATCCATTTACCAATGGGGCAAAAGAGTATTAGGGGAAAAGGCGCTTAGTAAAGTATTAGAGCCTGCGTTAGGCGGCATATATGCCGGTGATCTGGATGCAATGTCTGCTGAACTTGTGCTCGGAAAATTTCTTCCGGAACAGGCTCCTCTTTGGAAAAACATTCTACATCTTCGAAATTCCAGAAAAGGAAAGCCGAAACTTCTCCCGGGCAGAAGAGGGACCGTAAGTTTTAGAGGAGGCCTCGGTACTTTACTTGGGGCCCTGGAAGCAAGAGTATCTTCTCAAGGAAAAATCAAATACAATCAGGATATTACTAGCTTAAAAGAATTGAGAGCGACTTATCCTAAATCCAAGATCACGATCGCGACAAATTTAGCGACTGCCTTGAAACTTTTAAAATCCGAATATAAAGAATTCAAATCCTACCAAGGAATGTTGGACACGTTACCGATCGTGAGTGTTACCCGTTTCGGGAAAGATTCCATCCTAAATGGAAAAAGAGGGTTTGGGATATTATTCCCTAAAGATCATAAAAGTTTTTCTTCCGAATTGGGGATCAGATCCAGAGGGATCTTATTTAACGATTTTATATTTCCCGGTAGGACCTCCGACGGGATCCATTCGGAAACTTTTATCATGGGTGGTGCAGGCGATAGAGAAATTTCCTCCAGAACGGAAGAGGAGATCATCTCTGTGGTGGAAGCAGATCGCAAAAAATTATTCTCTGAAAGCGGGATTCCATTGAATCACTATGTGACTGTTTGGAAAGATGCTCTTCCGGTTTATGGGCCCCAACTTTATGCTTTCAATCGTGACTTAGACAGAGTCCTTCCTCCCGAGATCAGAGTAGAAGGGAATTTTAGGAGTGGAATAGGTTTAAAATCCATTTTAGGGCGGGCTTTCTCCCTTTATTATCCTGACCTTTCGGTCTGA
- a CDS encoding polyketide cyclase, with amino-acid sequence MLNTKNTKHISVTIPVAQKTAYEYLSEPKNFPEWASGLCKSISPLGNGEWSIDSPMGKLTAKFTDKNPYGILDHYVIFSPENISYNPLRIIENGEGSELIFTLFQTEGMTPEKFEEDSNWIKKDLEELKGILINKFAR; translated from the coding sequence ATGCTTAATACCAAGAATACGAAACATATTAGCGTTACTATCCCAGTTGCCCAAAAGACAGCGTATGAATATCTTTCCGAACCTAAAAATTTTCCGGAATGGGCCTCCGGTTTATGCAAATCCATTTCTCCTTTAGGAAACGGAGAATGGTCCATAGATTCTCCTATGGGCAAACTTACAGCAAAATTTACGGACAAAAACCCATACGGGATCCTGGATCATTACGTGATCTTTAGCCCTGAAAATATTTCCTATAATCCTCTTAGGATCATAGAGAACGGGGAGGGGAGTGAACTCATCTTTACACTTTTCCAAACGGAAGGAATGACTCCCGAAAAATTCGAAGAGGATTCCAACTGGATCAAAAAAGATCTAGAGGAACTTAAAGGAATTTTAATAAATAAATTCGCCCGCTAA
- a CDS encoding RNA polymerase sigma factor, protein MQSSEILPHLFRNEYTKIVSVLCKHIGFERLEIAEEIASETFLTATETWGIKGNPQNPTAWLYSVAKNKAKNYLQRNSIFQNKILPELTKAQSEPLESEIDLSPENIYDSQLRMMFAVCHPSISSEAQVGLSLRILCGFGIEEIADAFLTNKETINKRLFRAKEKLREEKTLIQLPEPEEIEDRLDSVLSTIYLLFNEGYYSISQNKTLRKDLCLEAIRLCSMLVENKITDKPQVYALLSLMCFHTSRFEARQDDNGEQILYQDQDKNLWNYDLIAKGEIFLNKAANGTKLTKYHLEAGIAYWHTQKEDTKEKWENILQLYNRLLQLQYSPIAALNRTYALSKANGKEEAILEAEKLDLKENHFYFALLGELYSDIDNTKSLENFRKALSLAKTSHDKTSIQKKIDQYPK, encoded by the coding sequence ATGCAAAGTTCGGAGATATTGCCTCACCTATTCAGGAATGAATACACTAAAATTGTCTCCGTTCTTTGCAAGCATATAGGTTTCGAAAGACTTGAGATTGCAGAAGAGATCGCAAGTGAGACATTCTTAACTGCAACGGAAACCTGGGGGATCAAAGGAAATCCACAAAATCCCACCGCCTGGCTTTATTCTGTGGCAAAGAATAAAGCCAAAAATTATCTGCAAAGGAATTCGATCTTTCAAAACAAGATCCTTCCCGAATTGACTAAAGCACAATCGGAGCCTTTAGAGTCAGAGATAGATCTTTCTCCGGAAAATATATACGATAGCCAACTTAGGATGATGTTCGCAGTCTGCCATCCTTCTATTTCTTCAGAAGCGCAAGTTGGACTTTCTCTTAGGATATTATGCGGATTCGGGATTGAGGAGATCGCGGATGCATTCTTAACTAATAAAGAAACAATCAACAAGCGGCTATTTAGGGCGAAAGAAAAATTAAGAGAAGAAAAGACCCTAATCCAACTCCCTGAGCCGGAAGAAATAGAAGATCGATTGGATTCAGTACTTTCTACGATCTATCTATTATTTAACGAAGGGTATTATTCTATCAGCCAAAATAAAACCTTACGCAAGGATCTTTGTTTAGAAGCAATCCGTCTGTGCAGCATGCTTGTAGAAAATAAGATCACCGATAAACCTCAAGTATATGCACTTCTTTCGTTGATGTGTTTTCATACGTCCAGATTCGAAGCAAGACAAGATGATAATGGAGAACAGATCCTATACCAAGACCAGGATAAGAATCTTTGGAATTACGATCTGATCGCCAAGGGAGAAATTTTTCTAAACAAAGCAGCTAATGGGACCAAGCTCACAAAATATCATTTGGAAGCAGGAATTGCTTATTGGCATACGCAAAAGGAAGATACGAAAGAAAAATGGGAAAATATTTTGCAGTTATACAATCGTCTACTGCAGTTACAATATTCTCCTATTGCGGCTCTGAATCGAACATACGCTCTTTCTAAAGCAAATGGAAAAGAAGAGGCAATCTTAGAAGCTGAAAAATTAGACCTGAAGGAGAATCATTTTTATTTTGCTCTTTTAGGAGAATTGTATTCTGATATAGATAATACAAAGTCGTTAGAAAATTTTCGTAAAGCTCTCTCACTTGCAAAAACATCTCACGATAAGACAAGTATCCAGAAAAAGATCGATCAATATCCTAAGTAA
- a CDS encoding YciI family protein, whose amino-acid sequence MDEYLILMRLDLITKEAQPSPEQMQIYMKMYQDWVGGIAAQNKFVGGTGLSTEGKVIKSGQIITDGPFAETKESIAGFITIKAKNFEEAATIAKECPILRGEGNSVEVRKIVGTDNTR is encoded by the coding sequence ATGGACGAATACTTAATCTTAATGCGACTGGATCTGATCACTAAAGAGGCTCAACCTTCTCCGGAACAAATGCAAATATATATGAAAATGTACCAGGACTGGGTGGGTGGCATTGCCGCTCAAAACAAATTTGTAGGCGGCACAGGATTATCCACGGAAGGAAAGGTCATCAAATCCGGACAAATTATCACAGACGGACCCTTCGCAGAAACAAAAGAATCCATAGCAGGTTTTATCACGATCAAGGCTAAAAATTTTGAAGAGGCCGCCACTATCGCAAAAGAATGTCCCATCTTAAGAGGGGAGGGGAATAGCGTAGAAGTGAGAAAAATCGTAGGCACGGACAATACACGTTAG
- the hemH gene encoding ferrochelatase: MKNKLLLINLGGPRNSGEIPKFLKDLFEDPLVFDLPLPEFLRIRLARKIAETRAKKVEETYASMGFGGGSPLVSETEKQAEGLKKLLEESGEKWEVKTAMCCGYPDIRELPSEWTDPKEGVVLLPLFPHFSRSTVLSTAMLVEKQLGYCPASNPLWVRPFSDRREYLESIRDLILDFFQGNLSEKDFLHIKQEKIQDWQNLDIVFSAHGIPLRLIKKGDVYTREIEENVKALTSLLREKGYQGQIHLSYQSRVGPSKWTTPNTLDKIQELGEKRTKRIAVYPISFISDHLETLEEIGVQIRDHAHQNGILEYYRIPAPGTYPAFLEALAKFVFEAKHLARKGGHLSCICKVSGGWDPKKEKITCDCV, encoded by the coding sequence ATGAAAAACAAACTTCTTTTGATCAACTTGGGCGGGCCCAGAAACTCAGGAGAAATCCCGAAATTTCTGAAAGACCTATTTGAAGATCCATTAGTTTTCGATCTTCCGCTCCCTGAATTTCTAAGGATCAGACTCGCTCGGAAAATCGCAGAGACAAGAGCCAAAAAAGTAGAAGAAACTTACGCATCCATGGGATTCGGAGGAGGCTCCCCTCTCGTCTCCGAAACTGAAAAACAAGCAGAAGGATTAAAAAAACTTTTAGAAGAGTCCGGAGAAAAATGGGAAGTCAAGACAGCAATGTGCTGCGGCTATCCGGATATCAGAGAACTTCCTTCAGAATGGACAGATCCTAAAGAAGGAGTGGTGCTTCTGCCCTTATTCCCTCATTTTTCCAGATCAACAGTTCTTTCCACAGCAATGCTCGTGGAAAAACAATTAGGATACTGCCCAGCCTCTAATCCACTTTGGGTTAGGCCATTCTCCGACAGAAGAGAATATTTGGAATCCATCCGAGATTTGATCCTAGATTTTTTCCAAGGTAATCTTTCCGAAAAAGATTTTTTACATATAAAACAAGAAAAGATCCAAGACTGGCAAAACCTAGATATAGTATTCAGCGCACATGGAATCCCGCTTCGCCTAATAAAAAAAGGTGACGTGTATACAAGAGAGATCGAAGAGAATGTTAAAGCTCTCACTTCTCTTTTAAGAGAAAAAGGTTACCAAGGACAAATACATCTATCCTACCAGAGTAGGGTAGGGCCGAGCAAGTGGACCACTCCCAATACTTTAGATAAGATCCAAGAGTTAGGAGAAAAACGGACCAAAAGGATCGCAGTTTACCCGATCAGCTTTATCAGCGACCACCTGGAAACATTAGAAGAGATAGGAGTCCAGATCAGGGACCACGCTCACCAAAACGGAATTTTAGAGTATTATAGAATTCCAGCTCCAGGTACTTATCCAGCATTCTTGGAAGCGTTGGCAAAATTCGTATTCGAGGCTAAACATTTAGCGCGAAAAGGCGGACACTTGAGCTGTATTTGCAAGGTTTCAGGCGGATGGGATCCTAAGAAGGAAAAGATAACTTGCGATTGTGTGTAA
- a CDS encoding putative porin, with protein sequence MKIQIRIITALFCLFATAGLAAQEPESPKEIRSETKLPGNATSQTKFQAILSELMSRSSITGIFGENGGQHIFESGTKFPNLSGLKAGSRITYNREFEYGGIGLKHWWETWEINLEYRTTFKNQRTGEGRDEDFFLGTVSREKGTKIDFANASFYDTPYTFTGTQNFADGRGKLKMKDDRIGFLARKYFGSANPDPRKPGSSLYLTGGAYYTYYKYYLYDVMQWIATSPVTYGPIGIGLSYSISTWEIPFGFGYRYSNGTLMLEAGLSGNVWYSHFRDYHYQRNLNFIGDSSGFGLETNLGAGYILPSWLFFLKLTEHRLYGEGSFQTQGGLSNEDIISNYSGSYRNYLSTKQYSVELQVSHFL encoded by the coding sequence ATGAAAATTCAAATTCGAATTATAACCGCACTATTCTGCCTATTTGCCACTGCCGGGTTAGCTGCACAGGAGCCAGAATCTCCCAAAGAGATAAGATCTGAAACAAAACTCCCAGGAAACGCGACTTCCCAAACTAAATTCCAAGCCATTCTATCCGAATTAATGAGCAGAAGTTCCATCACGGGGATCTTTGGAGAGAATGGAGGCCAACATATTTTCGAATCAGGCACAAAGTTTCCGAATCTTTCCGGACTAAAAGCAGGATCCAGGATCACCTATAATAGGGAATTCGAATACGGAGGGATCGGTTTAAAACATTGGTGGGAAACCTGGGAGATCAATCTGGAGTACAGGACCACTTTCAAGAACCAAAGAACCGGAGAGGGCAGGGACGAAGACTTTTTTTTAGGAACTGTGAGCAGGGAAAAGGGAACCAAGATCGATTTTGCGAACGCAAGTTTTTACGATACACCTTATACGTTCACTGGGACCCAAAACTTTGCAGACGGCAGAGGAAAACTTAAAATGAAAGACGATAGGATCGGATTCCTTGCAAGAAAATATTTCGGAAGCGCAAATCCTGATCCAAGAAAACCTGGCTCCAGTCTCTACCTCACCGGCGGCGCTTATTATACATATTATAAATATTACCTATACGATGTGATGCAATGGATCGCAACATCGCCTGTGACCTACGGTCCGATCGGGATTGGGCTAAGTTATTCTATCTCAACTTGGGAGATCCCTTTCGGATTCGGTTATAGATATTCCAACGGAACTTTGATGTTAGAGGCAGGTCTTTCCGGAAACGTTTGGTATTCTCATTTTAGAGATTACCATTACCAGAGAAATTTAAATTTTATAGGAGATTCCTCCGGCTTCGGACTGGAAACGAATTTAGGCGCAGGTTACATTCTTCCCTCTTGGTTATTTTTCTTAAAATTAACGGAGCATAGATTATACGGAGAAGGAAGTTTTCAAACCCAAGGAGGCCTGAGTAATGAGGACATTATTTCCAATTATTCAGGAAGTTACAGGAATTATCTAAGCACAAAACAGTACTCAGTCGAATTACAGGTTAGCCACTTTTTATGA
- a CDS encoding ParA family protein: MKAKVLSVEEVLSEYVLSSEDEFLEKAEKWSLPKDNKGKYKTEVLDKYFSKKVKHSYESVIIAVSNQKGGEGKTTVSICLAEALAKSGKKVLLLDWDAQANITQLYVGQTDKSVFHSLGYKEESKVDISEIIVNLAPGLDLVPSSIHLANFTTPYERDDFDLLKEALLPIRSSYEYIIIDCPPSLGLILENALIAADLVLVPIQTRAFSVQGLKDLHGTIEKIRKKANPGLGLLGAVLNQYEDSRALSGLAETVRKYFPVFDSVVYRREAIPQSQAKRKLLSEYDPKAMQMFSTLAEEVMRRANGKKS, from the coding sequence GTGAAAGCCAAAGTTTTAAGTGTGGAAGAAGTCCTCTCCGAATACGTATTAAGTTCGGAAGATGAGTTTCTGGAGAAGGCGGAAAAATGGTCCTTGCCCAAAGACAATAAGGGCAAGTACAAGACCGAAGTTTTGGATAAGTACTTCTCCAAAAAAGTAAAACACTCCTACGAATCCGTGATCATTGCGGTTTCCAATCAAAAAGGTGGAGAAGGTAAAACCACGGTTTCCATCTGTCTGGCAGAGGCATTAGCGAAGTCCGGTAAAAAAGTTCTGCTATTAGATTGGGACGCTCAGGCGAATATCACTCAGTTGTATGTTGGCCAGACCGATAAATCGGTCTTTCATAGTTTGGGTTATAAGGAAGAATCTAAGGTAGATATTTCCGAAATTATCGTAAATCTTGCTCCCGGTTTGGATCTGGTTCCTTCTTCTATTCATTTGGCGAATTTTACAACCCCGTATGAGAGAGATGATTTCGATCTTTTGAAAGAAGCTTTATTGCCAATTCGTTCTTCTTACGAATATATTATTATAGATTGTCCTCCTTCTCTTGGTTTGATCTTGGAGAACGCTTTGATCGCCGCGGATCTTGTTCTGGTTCCGATCCAGACTCGTGCATTTAGTGTGCAGGGTCTGAAAGATCTTCATGGTACAATTGAGAAGATACGTAAAAAAGCTAATCCAGGTCTTGGGCTTTTGGGTGCGGTACTAAATCAGTACGAAGATTCTAGGGCGCTCTCTGGTCTTGCGGAAACTGTTCGGAAATATTTCCCGGTGTTTGATTCCGTGGTGTATAGAAGAGAGGCGATTCCTCAGTCCCAAGCAAAACGTAAACTTTTATCCGAATATGATCCTAAGGCAATGCAGATGTTTTCTACCCTAGCGGAAGAAGTGATGAGGAGAGCGAATGGCAAAAAGAGCTGA